A portion of the Hyalangium minutum genome contains these proteins:
- a CDS encoding SDR family oxidoreductase, producing the protein MANQRIFITGGASGLGKAIAQRFARAGWKVCIADLNEARGAEVLSSLGPDAHFLRCDVTRDEDLIAAAETLQQRWGGVDVVVNNAGVAQAGAIEDVSIDDWRWIIDINLLGVVRGCKVFTPLFKRQGHGHFVNVSSMAGLLDAPMMSSYNATKAAVVSLSETLHNELADANIGVSVVCPAFFKTNLTESLRTPDPRLKVTMAKLLDRSPITADDVANDVFRAVERRQFYVLSHAQGRRAWLMKRFLPREIYARLLRKSTARMRPRPDPTQT; encoded by the coding sequence ATGGCCAACCAACGCATCTTCATCACCGGTGGTGCCAGCGGGCTCGGGAAGGCCATCGCCCAGCGCTTCGCCCGCGCGGGGTGGAAGGTCTGCATCGCGGACCTCAACGAAGCCCGGGGCGCGGAGGTGCTGTCCTCCTTGGGCCCGGACGCGCACTTCCTGCGCTGCGATGTGACGCGCGACGAGGACCTGATCGCAGCAGCGGAGACGCTCCAGCAGCGCTGGGGCGGCGTGGACGTGGTGGTGAACAACGCCGGGGTGGCCCAGGCGGGCGCCATCGAGGACGTGTCGATCGATGACTGGCGCTGGATCATCGACATCAACCTGCTGGGCGTGGTGCGAGGCTGCAAGGTGTTCACGCCCCTGTTCAAGCGGCAGGGCCACGGGCACTTCGTCAACGTCTCCTCCATGGCGGGCCTGCTCGATGCGCCGATGATGAGCAGCTACAACGCCACGAAGGCCGCTGTCGTCTCCCTGTCGGAGACGCTGCACAACGAGCTGGCGGACGCGAACATCGGCGTCAGCGTCGTCTGCCCGGCCTTCTTCAAGACCAACCTGACCGAGTCGCTGCGCACTCCGGATCCGCGGCTGAAGGTCACCATGGCGAAGCTGCTGGATCGCTCGCCCATCACCGCGGATGACGTCGCCAATGATGTCTTCCGCGCCGTGGAGCGGAGGCAGTTCTACGTCCTGTCTCACGCGCAGGGCCGCAGGGCGTGGCTGATGAAGCGCTTCCTCCCGAGAGAGATCTACGCCCGGTTGTTGCGCAAGAGCACCGCCCGGATGCGCCCGCGCCCCGACCCCACACAGACTTGA
- a CDS encoding RebB family R body protein has protein sequence MAYPTAVNEQITDAVTQANVKVLGDAPAIAMGNLFVATSQALSNAAHNATQNQQQTNVTAQAATTQGVATLYSIDTASDAVGTVKIYE, from the coding sequence ATGGCGTACCCCACCGCTGTCAATGAGCAGATCACCGATGCAGTGACGCAGGCGAACGTGAAAGTGCTCGGAGATGCCCCTGCCATCGCGATGGGCAATCTCTTCGTGGCGACCTCGCAGGCGCTCTCCAACGCGGCCCACAACGCCACCCAGAACCAGCAGCAAACGAACGTGACCGCACAGGCCGCCACTACCCAGGGCGTCGCGACGCTCTACAGCATCGATACGGCCTCGGATGCAGTGGGCACGGTTAAAATCTACGAGTGA
- a CDS encoding DUF1801 domain-containing protein, with protein MAARKTQAKKASAKKAPAKKTKASAPKKSGPEEVAEYLKQLEHPLKAEIEAVRELILGANRKIAERVKWNAPSFYYQQDLAAFHLRPRDCVHVVFVFPQGTMPADRFGFLEGDYKDRRMARFRSMAEIQEHKAGLVKLVNHWVRAIDQLSAA; from the coding sequence GTGGCCGCACGAAAGACGCAAGCGAAGAAGGCTTCGGCCAAGAAAGCTCCGGCCAAGAAGACCAAGGCTTCCGCTCCGAAGAAGAGCGGACCGGAAGAGGTGGCCGAGTACCTGAAGCAGCTGGAGCACCCGCTGAAGGCCGAGATCGAAGCCGTGCGGGAGCTCATCCTGGGAGCGAACCGGAAGATCGCTGAGCGCGTGAAGTGGAACGCGCCGAGTTTCTACTACCAGCAGGACCTCGCGGCCTTTCATCTGCGCCCGAGGGACTGCGTGCACGTCGTCTTCGTCTTCCCGCAGGGTACGATGCCGGCGGATCGGTTCGGCTTCCTCGAGGGTGACTACAAGGACCGGCGCATGGCCCGGTTCCGCAGCATGGCCGAGATCCAGGAGCACAAGGCTGGACTCGTGAAGCTCGTGAACCACTGGGTCCGAGCCATCGACCAGCTGTCTGCTGCGTAG
- a CDS encoding transglutaminase family protein: MRLLIQHRNLYRYPKPAALGPHLIRLRPALHARAAIESYGLTVEPSTAQVRWQQDPYGNRVARVTFPEGVRVPHLEVTVELAVDVRPVNPFDFLLDDRCEVVPFAYPPELKQDLLPFLDVNEPAVRGGERLKAFLDELPRSGPTVPLIIQLNEKVNQRIQYIIREEAGIHTPEETLAAGKGSCRDSAMLLIAVLRSRGLAARFVSGYLVQLTDEGMIPNAPRGVGRDVVDLHAWAEVFLPGAGWIGLDATSGLLTGEGHIPLASTASPALAAPIEGTSDTQAEEVRFSMTVGRLGHEPRPTAPYTDEVWQALCEGGDRADAVLRERGVKLTIGGEPTFNAREHTELPEWNGDALGETKWKLGVKLAEELRRRLSPGAALLLRAGKHYPGESLPRWALDICGRRDREPLWTGEALASGDNAGTAQAREVAQAVASRLGLAQHLLPAFEDPWRFLQDEENLPVDVDPLKANLNDSEERRRLAKVLGQGLGNEVGFVLPLGRDTDGRWVSDPWQFRRRHLFLLPGDSPLGLRLPLRSLSEGDPLSDLWEEPYEPIDPRREPSPEEAKQHKVIAKERASRLPRVRTALAFEARGGTVHVFLPPLARAEDFFDLVSIIDQAREHTGIAIQLEGYPPPSSPLLYRFAVTPDPGVLEVNLPPVSSNREYTELVGQVFDAALHAGLHSEKYLMDGRMAGSGGGNHITVGGPTALSSPLLTRPELLASLITFVQHHPSLSYLFTGLFVGPTSQAPRVDEARHEALYELEIALDKAFNAGTAPPPWLSDMLFRNLLVDVAGNTHRAELSLDKLFDPQTATGRQGLVELRAFEMPPHARMVSAQAILVRALFAAFAQEPYQKKLVRFGTSLHDKYLLPYYLGRDLEDVLAHLAAKGVPLPQEAYTPFLELRCPLAGRMQLGDVTIEVRNALEPWPVLGEELSGGGTSRYVDSSMERIEVRVSGLIPERHLLLVNGHTLPLTPTAKANEWVAGVRFRAWAPPHSLHAHLGIHHPIRLDLLDTWGQRSLGACAYHVWHPEGRAFSTPPLTRFEASARRAQRFTSEAPLPWPVKARPAQPSAENPTTLDLRRLPLDYRPPKPPAEEETPG, from the coding sequence GTGCGGCTGCTCATTCAGCATCGCAACCTGTACCGCTACCCGAAGCCTGCGGCCCTCGGCCCGCACCTCATCCGCCTGCGCCCGGCGCTTCACGCCCGTGCCGCCATCGAGAGCTACGGCCTCACCGTCGAGCCCTCCACCGCGCAGGTACGCTGGCAGCAGGATCCGTATGGCAACCGCGTCGCCCGCGTCACCTTCCCCGAAGGCGTGCGCGTCCCGCACCTCGAGGTAACGGTGGAGTTGGCCGTCGACGTGCGGCCGGTGAACCCGTTCGACTTCCTCCTCGACGACCGCTGCGAGGTCGTCCCCTTCGCCTACCCGCCGGAGCTGAAGCAGGACCTCCTCCCCTTCCTCGACGTGAACGAGCCAGCGGTGCGAGGCGGCGAGCGCCTCAAGGCCTTCCTCGACGAGCTGCCGCGCTCCGGCCCAACGGTCCCGCTCATCATTCAGCTCAACGAGAAGGTGAACCAGCGCATCCAGTACATCATCCGCGAGGAGGCGGGCATCCACACACCCGAGGAGACGCTCGCGGCGGGCAAGGGCAGCTGCCGGGACTCGGCGATGCTGCTCATCGCGGTGCTGCGCTCGCGCGGGCTCGCGGCGCGCTTCGTGAGCGGCTACTTGGTGCAGCTCACCGACGAAGGGATGATCCCCAACGCGCCGCGCGGCGTGGGACGCGACGTGGTGGATCTGCACGCCTGGGCGGAGGTCTTCCTGCCCGGGGCGGGTTGGATCGGGCTCGACGCCACCAGCGGACTCCTGACGGGCGAGGGCCATATCCCGCTCGCCTCGACGGCCTCACCGGCGCTGGCAGCCCCCATCGAGGGCACCAGTGACACCCAGGCGGAGGAGGTGCGGTTCTCGATGACGGTGGGCCGGCTCGGGCACGAGCCTCGGCCGACGGCGCCCTACACGGACGAGGTGTGGCAGGCCCTCTGCGAGGGTGGAGATCGCGCGGACGCGGTGCTGAGGGAGCGCGGGGTGAAGCTCACCATCGGCGGCGAGCCCACCTTCAACGCCCGCGAGCACACCGAGCTGCCGGAGTGGAACGGCGACGCGCTGGGCGAGACCAAGTGGAAGCTCGGGGTGAAGCTCGCCGAGGAGCTCCGGCGGCGGCTCTCCCCTGGAGCGGCCCTGCTGCTGCGCGCCGGAAAGCACTATCCAGGAGAGAGCCTGCCTCGCTGGGCGCTCGACATCTGCGGACGGCGCGACCGGGAGCCTCTCTGGACGGGCGAGGCGCTGGCTTCGGGAGACAACGCAGGCACGGCACAGGCGCGCGAGGTCGCGCAGGCGGTGGCGTCGCGCCTCGGCCTGGCTCAGCACCTGCTCCCCGCCTTCGAGGATCCGTGGCGCTTCCTGCAGGACGAGGAGAACCTGCCGGTGGACGTCGATCCGCTCAAGGCCAACCTCAACGACTCGGAGGAGCGGCGGCGCTTGGCCAAGGTTCTGGGCCAGGGGCTCGGCAATGAGGTGGGCTTCGTGCTGCCCCTCGGGCGAGACACGGACGGGCGCTGGGTCAGCGACCCCTGGCAGTTCCGGCGGCGCCACCTGTTCCTGCTCCCGGGTGACAGCCCGCTCGGCCTGCGGCTGCCGCTGCGCTCGCTCTCGGAGGGAGACCCGCTCTCCGACCTCTGGGAGGAGCCCTATGAGCCCATCGATCCGCGCCGCGAGCCGTCCCCCGAGGAGGCCAAGCAGCACAAGGTCATCGCGAAGGAGCGAGCCAGCCGCCTGCCCCGAGTGCGGACCGCGCTGGCCTTTGAGGCGCGCGGTGGAACGGTGCACGTGTTCCTGCCGCCGCTGGCCCGGGCCGAGGACTTCTTCGATCTCGTGTCCATCATCGATCAGGCGCGCGAGCACACCGGCATCGCCATTCAGTTGGAGGGCTACCCTCCCCCGTCCTCGCCGCTGCTCTACCGCTTCGCGGTGACGCCGGACCCGGGCGTGCTCGAGGTCAACCTGCCGCCCGTGTCGAGCAACCGCGAGTACACGGAGCTCGTGGGCCAGGTGTTCGACGCGGCCCTCCACGCGGGTCTCCACAGCGAGAAGTACCTGATGGACGGCCGCATGGCCGGCAGCGGCGGCGGCAACCACATCACGGTCGGTGGCCCGACGGCCCTGTCCAGCCCGCTCCTCACCCGGCCCGAGCTGCTGGCCTCGCTCATCACCTTCGTGCAGCACCACCCGTCGCTGTCGTACCTCTTCACCGGCCTGTTCGTGGGGCCAACCTCGCAGGCACCGCGCGTGGACGAGGCGCGGCACGAGGCGCTCTACGAGCTGGAGATCGCGCTCGACAAGGCCTTCAACGCTGGCACCGCGCCGCCGCCCTGGCTGTCGGACATGCTCTTCCGGAACCTGCTGGTGGACGTGGCGGGCAACACCCACCGGGCGGAGCTGAGTCTGGACAAGCTGTTTGACCCCCAGACGGCCACCGGGCGGCAGGGACTGGTGGAGTTGCGCGCCTTCGAGATGCCGCCGCACGCGCGCATGGTGTCCGCGCAGGCCATCCTGGTGCGCGCGCTCTTCGCCGCGTTCGCCCAGGAGCCCTACCAGAAGAAGCTGGTCCGCTTCGGCACGTCGCTCCACGACAAGTACCTGCTGCCCTACTACTTGGGACGGGACCTGGAGGACGTGCTCGCCCACCTCGCGGCCAAGGGCGTTCCCCTGCCGCAGGAGGCGTACACCCCCTTCCTGGAGCTGCGCTGCCCGCTCGCCGGGCGCATGCAGCTGGGGGATGTCACGATCGAGGTGCGCAATGCGCTCGAGCCCTGGCCGGTGCTGGGCGAGGAGCTGAGCGGGGGCGGAACCTCCCGCTACGTGGACTCGTCCATGGAGCGCATCGAGGTGCGCGTCTCCGGACTCATCCCGGAGCGGCACCTGCTGCTCGTCAACGGGCACACGCTGCCGCTCACGCCCACGGCGAAGGCCAACGAGTGGGTGGCCGGGGTGCGGTTCCGCGCGTGGGCTCCGCCGCACAGCCTGCACGCACACCTGGGCATCCACCACCCCATCCGGCTGGATCTGCTCGACACGTGGGGGCAGCGCTCGCTGGGCGCCTGCGCCTACCACGTGTGGCACCCCGAGGGCCGTGCCTTCTCCACCCCGCCGCTCACCCGCTTCGAGGCCTCCGCCCGCCGCGCGCAGCGCTTCACCTCCGAGGCTCCCCTGCCCTGGCCGGTGAAGGCCCGTCCGGCCCAGCCCAGCGCGGAGAACCCCACCACCCTCGACCTGCGCCGCCTGCCGCTCGACTACCGGCCTCCCAAGCCTCCAGCCGAGGAGGAGACCCCGGGCTGA
- a CDS encoding class II glutamine amidotransferase, with protein MPNVLAMSFEGELAPSFDLRCLSPQRQPPDGWGIGYYPGGDLAAEVLKEAAPPPGSIRSELVKAWEHLASSLFVLHIRTAIWGQISPGNTQPFRRSWGGRDWLMAHSGSLAHRIEANTPQRFEPIGSTDSELIFCQLMSMISDKGWRSLGDVDLEALRSFFAETNEHGSLTTILTDGHDMCVYADRDPAHELYIWTLQPPHDSLVFGDGDILVDLTKRGLKSRKGVLVCSNPLQPEQNAQVDWKRLAPGTLLRIRQGTVTAEVKPPEPQLQVQVPAQVQPIPQQVPDTQSAAPAPVAPGEAPSQPFFTARQRDLRLPSKAEVQRFSVVHRTVYRYQNPIERSTHLFRLRPMHDELQAVIGHQLHLSVDGKRRDYEDVFGNRATRVHLERPYTELAIEARSTVELYDTDPLQFRAPKERSTIPLVWMPWQQQVLQPYLLPQELPETQLVELTEYAMSFVKRNDYDLLDTLLDINASIFREYEYRQGSTTIYTTPFDVYVNRRGVCQDFTNLFICMARLLGVPARYTCGYIYCGPQNPNQRQAEASHAWLQLYLPEVGWRGFDPTNGILTQTSHVRVAVGRGYGDATPTSGTIFVGGGPETLEVDVRVDRIA; from the coding sequence ATGCCCAACGTTCTCGCCATGAGCTTCGAGGGGGAACTCGCCCCCTCCTTCGATCTTCGTTGTCTGAGTCCCCAGCGCCAACCGCCCGATGGATGGGGCATCGGCTACTACCCGGGTGGCGATCTCGCGGCAGAGGTGCTCAAGGAAGCAGCGCCCCCGCCTGGCTCTATCCGCAGCGAGCTGGTGAAGGCCTGGGAGCACCTGGCCTCCTCGCTGTTCGTGCTCCACATCCGCACGGCGATCTGGGGGCAGATCTCTCCGGGCAACACCCAGCCGTTCCGGCGCTCCTGGGGCGGGCGCGACTGGCTGATGGCGCACTCGGGCAGCCTGGCCCACCGCATCGAGGCCAACACCCCGCAGCGCTTCGAGCCCATCGGCTCGACGGACTCCGAGCTCATCTTCTGCCAGCTCATGTCGATGATCTCCGACAAGGGGTGGCGCAGCCTGGGGGACGTCGATCTGGAGGCCCTGCGGTCCTTCTTCGCCGAGACCAACGAGCACGGCTCGCTCACCACCATCCTCACGGATGGACACGACATGTGCGTCTATGCGGATCGCGATCCAGCGCACGAGCTGTACATCTGGACGCTGCAGCCGCCGCACGACAGCCTCGTCTTCGGTGATGGCGACATCCTGGTGGATCTCACCAAGCGCGGCCTCAAGAGCCGCAAGGGCGTCCTCGTCTGCTCCAACCCGCTCCAGCCCGAGCAGAACGCCCAGGTGGACTGGAAGCGGCTCGCGCCGGGGACGCTCCTGCGCATCCGCCAGGGCACGGTCACCGCGGAGGTGAAGCCGCCCGAGCCCCAGCTCCAGGTACAGGTACCCGCGCAGGTCCAGCCCATTCCGCAGCAGGTGCCCGACACGCAGTCCGCGGCTCCGGCGCCCGTGGCTCCCGGGGAGGCGCCTTCGCAGCCCTTCTTCACCGCCAGGCAACGGGACTTGCGGCTGCCCTCGAAGGCGGAGGTGCAGCGCTTCTCCGTGGTGCACCGCACCGTCTACCGCTACCAGAACCCCATCGAGCGAAGCACCCACCTGTTCCGGCTGCGGCCGATGCACGACGAGCTGCAGGCGGTGATTGGGCATCAGCTCCACCTGTCCGTGGACGGGAAGCGCCGGGACTACGAGGACGTGTTCGGCAACCGGGCCACGCGGGTGCACCTCGAGAGGCCCTACACGGAGCTGGCCATCGAGGCGCGCTCCACGGTGGAGCTCTACGACACGGATCCGCTCCAGTTCCGGGCGCCCAAGGAGCGCAGCACCATTCCGCTCGTGTGGATGCCCTGGCAGCAGCAGGTGCTACAGCCGTACCTGCTGCCCCAGGAGCTGCCCGAGACGCAGCTGGTGGAGCTCACCGAGTACGCGATGAGCTTCGTGAAGCGGAACGACTACGACTTGCTGGACACGCTGCTCGACATCAACGCGTCCATCTTCCGCGAGTACGAGTACCGGCAGGGCTCGACGACGATCTACACGACGCCGTTCGACGTGTACGTGAACCGGCGCGGCGTCTGCCAGGACTTCACCAACCTGTTCATCTGCATGGCGCGGCTGCTGGGCGTGCCGGCGCGCTACACGTGCGGCTACATCTACTGTGGTCCCCAGAATCCGAACCAACGGCAGGCGGAGGCCTCCCACGCGTGGCTGCAGCTCTACCTGCCCGAGGTGGGCTGGCGGGGCTTTGATCCGACCAACGGCATCCTGACGCAGACCTCGCACGTCCGCGTCGCAGTGGGGCGCGGCTACGGAGATGCCACGCCCACCTCGGGGACCATCTTCGTGGGAGGCGGACCGGAGACGCTGGAGGTGGATGTGAGGGTGGATCGGATCGCCTGA
- a CDS encoding acyl-CoA dehydrogenase family protein — MDFEPSARTKDYLERLRRFMREHIEPAEARYRDEVHATCQAGDWKTWKVPAVMDELKARAKAEGLWNLFLPDEKLGAGLSTLEYAPLAEETGRSFIAPEVFNCSAPDTGNMEVLWKYGSEEQKERWLKPLLAGEIRSVFCMTEPDVASSDATNMQATAVVEGNEIVLNGSKWWSSGLGHPRAKVIIFMARTPNEQGGRHNQHSMVLVPMDTPGVTIRRMLPVYGEYDAPHGHGEVHFKDVRVPVSHFIAGPGQGFEIAQGRLGPGRIHHCMRCIGAAERALELMIDRGMARTAFGKPLLNLGGNRERVAEARVAIDQARLLTFFAAWKMDEVGALGAMTEISAIKVVAPNVLQQVVDDAIQIHGGAGVSQDTVLAGFFAQARILRIADGPDEVHKGVIARLELAKRGHSRS, encoded by the coding sequence ATGGACTTCGAGCCGAGCGCCCGAACCAAGGACTACCTGGAGCGCCTCCGGCGCTTCATGCGCGAGCACATCGAGCCGGCCGAGGCCCGCTACCGGGATGAGGTCCACGCCACCTGCCAGGCGGGTGACTGGAAGACGTGGAAGGTTCCGGCGGTGATGGACGAGCTGAAGGCTCGCGCGAAGGCCGAGGGCCTGTGGAACCTGTTCCTGCCCGATGAGAAGCTGGGCGCGGGCCTGAGCACCCTGGAGTACGCGCCGCTGGCCGAGGAGACGGGGCGCAGCTTCATCGCCCCCGAGGTCTTCAACTGCAGCGCTCCGGACACCGGCAACATGGAGGTGCTCTGGAAGTACGGCTCCGAGGAGCAGAAGGAGCGCTGGCTCAAGCCGTTGCTGGCCGGGGAGATCCGCTCGGTGTTCTGCATGACGGAGCCGGACGTGGCGTCCTCGGATGCCACGAACATGCAGGCCACGGCCGTCGTGGAGGGCAACGAGATCGTCCTCAATGGCAGCAAGTGGTGGTCGAGCGGCCTGGGCCACCCGAGGGCGAAGGTCATCATCTTCATGGCGCGCACGCCCAACGAGCAGGGCGGCCGCCACAATCAGCACTCCATGGTGCTGGTCCCCATGGACACCCCGGGCGTGACGATCCGCCGCATGCTGCCCGTCTACGGCGAGTACGACGCGCCCCATGGACACGGAGAGGTGCACTTCAAGGACGTGCGCGTGCCCGTTTCCCACTTCATCGCCGGACCGGGGCAGGGTTTCGAGATTGCCCAAGGCCGTCTGGGACCCGGCCGCATCCACCACTGCATGCGCTGCATCGGCGCGGCGGAGCGGGCGCTGGAGCTGATGATCGATCGGGGCATGGCGCGCACTGCTTTCGGCAAGCCGCTGCTCAACCTGGGTGGCAACCGCGAGCGCGTCGCTGAGGCCCGGGTCGCCATCGATCAGGCGCGGCTGCTGACGTTCTTCGCGGCGTGGAAGATGGACGAGGTGGGTGCCCTGGGAGCCATGACGGAGATCTCCGCCATCAAGGTCGTGGCGCCCAACGTGCTCCAGCAGGTGGTGGACGACGCCATCCAGATCCACGGGGGCGCGGGCGTGTCCCAGGACACGGTGCTCGCGGGCTTCTTCGCCCAGGCGCGCATCCTGCGCATCGCGGACGGTCCGGACGAGGTCCACAAGGGCGTCATCGCGCGTCTCGAACTGGCCAAGCGCGGCCATTCCCGGAGCTGA
- a CDS encoding LysR family transcriptional regulator — MKSVHDSSRLARLDLNLFRVFDVVLRERNLTRAAEVLFLSQSAVSHALARLRDQLGEPLFVREGRGVAPTPFAERLAPELREALALFDRAIHRTRSFDPPRDLGTFTVAMNDVLEPSILPHLVARLRQSAPGARVTSVRLDRPRLERDLASGRVDLSIDVEQQTGADLRHTTLLRDTFCVVSRRRRRLDVAAYMASRHVTVSSRRTGLAVEDLVLSRLGYQRDVTVRCQHYEAAFQMVAGSKFLLTMPRRRAEELHALLGNHLLPMPLSLPPLELHLYWHRQSDSEPRNQWLRTELLSLTSSL, encoded by the coding sequence ATGAAGTCTGTTCATGACTCTTCCCGGCTGGCGAGGCTGGACCTCAACCTCTTCCGCGTCTTTGACGTGGTCCTCCGGGAGCGGAACCTCACGCGGGCCGCGGAGGTGCTCTTCCTCAGCCAATCGGCGGTGAGCCATGCACTCGCCCGGCTTCGGGATCAGCTGGGAGAGCCGCTCTTCGTCCGGGAGGGCCGAGGCGTGGCACCCACGCCGTTCGCGGAGCGGCTGGCGCCGGAGCTTCGCGAGGCCCTCGCGCTGTTCGACCGGGCGATCCACCGCACGCGGAGCTTCGATCCTCCCCGCGACCTGGGCACCTTCACCGTAGCCATGAACGACGTGCTCGAGCCCTCCATCCTCCCGCACCTGGTGGCGCGCCTGCGCCAGAGCGCTCCTGGAGCGAGGGTGACGAGCGTCCGGCTGGATAGGCCTCGGCTGGAGCGGGATCTGGCCTCGGGGCGGGTGGACCTGTCCATCGACGTGGAGCAGCAGACGGGCGCCGACCTGCGGCACACCACCCTGCTGCGGGACACCTTCTGCGTGGTGAGCCGACGCCGGCGCAGGCTGGACGTGGCGGCGTACATGGCTTCGCGGCATGTCACCGTGTCCTCTCGGCGCACGGGGCTGGCCGTGGAGGATTTGGTCCTCTCCCGCCTGGGCTACCAGCGCGACGTCACCGTGCGATGCCAGCACTACGAGGCGGCGTTCCAGATGGTCGCTGGCTCCAAGTTCCTCCTCACCATGCCGCGGCGCCGCGCGGAGGAGCTGCACGCCCTGCTGGGCAACCACCTCCTGCCAATGCCGCTGTCGCTCCCGCCGCTGGAGCTGCACCTCTATTGGCACCGGCAATCGGATTCAGAGCCGCGCAACCAGTGGCTGCGCACAGAGCTGCTGTCGCTCACTTCCTCCCTGTAA
- a CDS encoding RebB family R body protein, translating to MTKTAQDFARDLTLIVDTSAHALTALTHVLEQQQQSILALASKGSVPAPPLAGIPNAFRPPAAEAAASAPATTPAAPTAASAETASPAAPSPEALLAQAEKTAQALLENAPELALSHVYHASAHAVSLALLNTVAAQQHLNIVAQAVVTRGAANQLSTPASAAPAASGKSTSTADSSPPPAPPSRSRAR from the coding sequence ATGACGAAGACGGCCCAAGACTTTGCCCGGGACTTGACCCTGATCGTGGACACCAGCGCCCACGCCCTCACAGCCTTGACCCACGTACTCGAGCAGCAGCAGCAGAGCATCCTCGCGTTGGCCTCCAAGGGAAGCGTGCCCGCGCCACCCCTCGCCGGAATTCCCAACGCCTTCCGCCCGCCCGCAGCCGAGGCCGCAGCCTCGGCTCCCGCGACGACCCCTGCGGCGCCGACAGCCGCCTCCGCTGAGACAGCCTCTCCGGCCGCGCCCTCGCCCGAGGCCCTGCTGGCCCAGGCCGAGAAGACCGCGCAGGCGCTGCTGGAGAATGCGCCCGAGCTTGCCCTCTCTCACGTGTACCACGCCTCCGCGCACGCGGTCAGCCTCGCGCTCTTGAACACCGTGGCCGCGCAGCAGCACCTGAACATCGTCGCGCAGGCCGTGGTGACCCGAGGCGCCGCCAACCAGCTCTCCACTCCCGCTTCCGCAGCGCCGGCCGCCTCCGGAAAGAGCACGAGCACGGCGGACTCGAGCCCGCCGCCAGCTCCGCCCTCGCGCTCCCGCGCACGCTGA
- a CDS encoding pyridoxal phosphate-dependent aminotransferase, whose protein sequence is MQLAQRIKAIKPSPTLALNARAKALAAQGVDVAGFVAGEPDFDTPEFIKQAAIDSLKAGFTKYTPTAGIPELREAICAKLQRDNQLTYAPDQVLVSVGAKHSLYNIFQALLNEGDEVIIFTPYWVSYPDMVMLAGGKPVILQTQEENGYAPDPEALKRALTPRTRAVIINSPSNPTGAVYSRAALEGIAAAVKDHDCLIVSDDIYEKLLYQGQFLNIANVAPELFPRLVVVNGMSKAYSMTGWRLGYAAGPKPLIAGMQMIQDQSTSNPNSITQKAGVAALKGPTEFLTKMVDEFRARRELIVSGLNALDGVKCRTPEGAFYVFPDVRGLLQRQYKGAPLGTSSRISEALLDDFRVAVMPGAPFGAEGYLRLSFATSREVIQKGLSRMKDFVAALS, encoded by the coding sequence ATGCAATTGGCACAGCGCATCAAAGCCATCAAGCCGTCGCCCACCCTGGCCCTCAACGCCCGCGCCAAGGCGCTGGCTGCCCAGGGCGTGGACGTCGCGGGGTTCGTCGCGGGCGAGCCGGACTTCGACACCCCCGAGTTCATCAAGCAGGCGGCCATCGACTCCCTGAAGGCGGGCTTCACCAAGTACACCCCCACGGCGGGCATCCCGGAGCTGCGCGAGGCCATCTGCGCCAAGCTGCAGCGGGACAACCAGCTGACGTACGCGCCGGATCAGGTGCTGGTGTCGGTGGGGGCCAAGCACTCGCTCTACAACATCTTCCAGGCGCTGCTGAACGAGGGGGATGAGGTCATCATCTTCACGCCGTACTGGGTGAGCTACCCGGACATGGTGATGCTGGCGGGCGGCAAGCCGGTCATCCTGCAGACGCAGGAGGAGAACGGCTACGCGCCGGATCCCGAGGCGCTGAAGCGCGCGCTCACGCCCCGCACGCGGGCGGTGATCATCAACAGCCCGAGCAACCCGACGGGCGCGGTGTACTCGCGCGCGGCGCTGGAGGGGATTGCGGCGGCGGTGAAGGACCACGACTGCCTGATCGTCAGCGACGACATCTACGAGAAGCTGCTGTACCAGGGGCAGTTCCTGAACATCGCCAACGTGGCGCCGGAGCTGTTCCCGCGGCTGGTCGTGGTCAATGGCATGAGTAAGGCGTACTCGATGACGGGCTGGCGCCTGGGGTACGCAGCGGGGCCGAAGCCGCTGATCGCCGGCATGCAGATGATCCAAGACCAGTCGACGTCGAACCCGAACTCCATCACGCAGAAGGCGGGGGTGGCGGCGCTGAAGGGGCCCACGGAGTTCCTCACGAAGATGGTGGACGAGTTCCGGGCGCGGCGGGAGCTGATCGTCTCGGGGCTGAACGCGCTGGACGGAGTGAAGTGCCGCACGCCCGAGGGCGCCTTCTACGTGTTCCCGGACGTGCGCGGCCTGCTGCAGCGCCAGTACAAGGGCGCGCCGCTGGGCACCTCGTCGCGGATCTCCGAGGCGCTGCTGGATGACTTCCGGGTGGCGGTGATGCCCGGGGCGCCGTTCGGGGCGGAGGGCTACCTGCGCCTGAGCTTCGCCACCTCGCGCGAGGTGATCCAGAAGGGCCTGAGCCGGATGAAGGACTTCGTCGCGGCGCTGAGCTGA